A window from Culex pipiens pallens isolate TS chromosome 3, TS_CPP_V2, whole genome shotgun sequence encodes these proteins:
- the LOC120420882 gene encoding protein obstructor-E-like has product MAVKTTVIVLVSLLIGLASGQRQDQDDPCKTKSKVVGDATYCDRYWECVNNQAELYDCPNGLVFAGKHRGVTEGCDYPWRSDYCDGKQLANGPISTEHCDWLYGIFGHETSCTRYWTCWNGTATEQLCIGGLLYNENAHSCDWPENVEGCQKHPLCNDDANGNVPLGKSCNRYWQCQGGYPRLQRCPAMLVFDRRSLRCVVPPTEDCDIPTTPQPFDGDLEQGKGNAISNLPPGAIQGKLGGGSGGRKQN; this is encoded by the exons GTCTCGCCAGCGGCCAGCGCCAGGACCAGGATGACCCGTGCAAGACCAAATCGAAGGTGGTCGGCGACGCGACGTACTGCGACCGGTACTGGGAGTGCGTCAACAACCAGGCCGAGCTGTACGACTGCCCGAACGGGTTGGTGTTTGCCGGCAAGCACCGCGGCGTGACCGAGGGCTGCGACTACCCGTGGCGGTCGGACTACTGCGACGGCAAGCAGCTGGCAA ACGGCCCCATCTCGACGGAGCACTGCGACTGGCTGTACGGCATCTTTGGCCACGAGACGTCCTGCACCCGGTACTGGACGTGCTGGAACGGAACGGCCACCGAACAGCTATGCATCGGCGGGCTGCTGTACAACGAGAACGCCCACAGCTGCGACTGGCCGGAGAATGTTGAGGGTTGCCAGAAGCACC CCCTCTGCAACGACGACGCTAATGGCAACGTTCCGCTAGGAAAGTCCTGCAATCGGTACTGGCAGTGCCAGGGTGGCTACCCGCGGCTCCAGCGATGCCCGGCCATGCTGGTGTTTGACCGGCGAAGCCTGCGCTGTGTCGTGCCGCCGACGGAGGACTGTGACATCCCGACCACCCCGCAGCCCTTTGACGGAGACCTGGAGCAGGGCAAG GGAAATGCCATTTCGAATCTGCCACCGGGTGCCATCCAGGGAAAACTCGGAGGAGGTAGCGGCGGCCGGAAGCAAAACTAA